DNA from Solenopsis invicta isolate M01_SB chromosome 4, UNIL_Sinv_3.0, whole genome shotgun sequence:
ACTTCCCGAATGCAAGTGCATGGGCACGTTTAGTGGTGCCCGCTGTGAAAGGGACGTTTGCAACGATTATTGCCTTTATGATGGTGAATGTTCCGTCCGGGATGGAAAACCATTCTGTAGTTGTAAATATTCCAAAGGGACCCGATGCGAAGAACTGAACGACATTGCGGAAATCTGTGCGAGCAGTCGTGTCGGATTACCCAGCAACGTAACGTCATGCAAGTAtgtctcataaaaaaaagaaagaaattttttatttacaccaATTGTGATattctgtttaatttttttgagcATAGTGCAGTAattttatgtgtgtatatatttccaaaatttaataacaatattagcatagaaaaattagaAGCTTAAAAATCGCAATTacgcttaaaaatattaatattagctTTTTAACATCATTGTGGTTTAGAGAGAAAGTGCGATTTAAAACCAatctgtatatacataaatgtagTATATTAATATCTCATTATCTTTCAACAGATGTACGGGCTCTAAACTGTCGCTCAGTGACAGTTTTCAAAACAGGCTGTTGCTACCGATATTCGTAGCCTTCACCGCTCTGTTTCTTCTAATGATCGCCATACTCAGTTACTATGTGAACAAATTACGAAGGCGACCACGAATTAAGAGACACTACGTGGTCAGTAAGGGCGTCACGCCGCTTACATCCCGACCAGACAATCAGTGTGAGATTACTATAGAGAATTGCTGCAATATGAATATCTGCGAAACTGTGAGTGATATGTCATCTAAATAACGTTCTATGTAATTGATAGCGCGTGTCGCGCCAACTTTGCTGAcgttaaagaaatttaagacGAATCTCGCGACACCCGTCCTTCTCGCTTCTCGCATTTTGCTGCGGACGCGAAAATCATGACTCTCCGCAATCGCGGTTATCGCGCGCCGGTAATTACGATTAAgttcgaaaaaaaaactttatttgacCCGGTTGACAAGAGCACGTAGTTATACGACTTAAATTCTAACTTCgagaatttaaaaatcaatgaaatatctatttttctaaGAGCTACTCTGTTACATAGATAGATCTTTAcgttgttaattattttttgaggaaaaacaatcaaattaatttgtattttatgagTACGAATTTTTCAGTCGCCTCTCTGCCTAAAAATTCGTTCTTATTTTTACGTATATCTGTgtctaaaaaaaagagaaattctcGCTACGCTTATCTAATATGTGccttattgaaaatattttgaactgACGGAACAGTATTGCACTTAGTATTACATTGTgactaaaaactttttaattatatttatttaaataattttattcaacctTTTACATAAAACATGGTGCACGGTCACTCTTTGACTAAATGGATATGCAATGCAAGGAATATAATCTTATTGATTAACTTATGTCGCATACAGACTGTTTaactattctttttatattgcgtatttatttttgtaacttttatgtaaatattttttatcaacaattttacACTTCCTTGATTTTGTGCATTCTTTCACGCTAATGAAAACTTCTTCTTAATTGTGCGAATGGGAGGAAATAATTACCAGTATTCTACATGTAATTGGAAAATCATAAAACTACTTTTATAGCCttgctattatttttattcaattgtgcaacattattttcagaatttatttttaccaatGGAAAGAGATTGGCGtttattatcttataataaCTTGGTTAAAGAGAGGGCAAAGTGAAATTGTGCTATCTCGTTTTATGAGCACGGCTAATATCTTCACGTGTAGATTTTAATTTGCGTGCGCAATGTCAATGATCGAATTATGCTAAGACTGGATCTGTTTACATTCCGATTTGGCAATCGGTTAAATTGAAACTGCAATTCCCACtgatttgtacatttatatcgGTGCCCCGTACGGTGTTAATTGCGCGATAATGTCAACGGTTATAGTCTTGTTTTTTTCACGCGCAGTTCTAAAACACGATGTACATTTGTTACTTATAAAAACGACGGTTATATTAAGAATAAGACTTCCTACAAAGACGCTTGTAGTGCTCTAAGaactaatattttatgtttacattCAAATATCACACAATTATGGGTTCGATACATTTGAGAAGTAAATCTTGCTGCATGCCAAgcagtttctaaattttttaatttgtattaatttacataaaaattcctcgatttattttgtcaattttgaaaaatacgaAATAGACTGTTAAATGGATAACAGGGTAATGTCTCGTTCTTTTACAGCCGTGTTTCGAACCAAAATTACGAAATGACGTGTCAAGGAGCAAAAGtaagaaaaaggaagagaagaaCTTCTTGTTGGATAATATGGACGATAATTCGTGCTAGCACATGCTACTCCCGTGTCATCGCATGAAATGGCGAAAACTCTGCACGAGCTCTGCCCCGCGTCGGAGACTGAGATCGTATTTGAGCGGGACCGCTCCTGCGTCTGTACATAGTACCGCGGCGAACTTTAGTATTGTTGTTAAGTTTGAAAACATCCGCATTGACGGAATGCGCCATGGAGCGCTATATCGACGACGATTTCACTTCATCGTGGAAAAGGAAGCCAAAGGTCTTTTTAGAAAGTCCTATTTCTTAATACGTCATACACATTAGGGCTGTGTTTTAGAGCCATTTCTTTCACTTAGTAgtcattaaattaatcatttgacGTTGTTAGATATTTGTTTCAGGCATTGTAAAGCTCGACTTTACGCGTTTCTCTAAATTTGCCGAACGCAATCCCTCTTGTGCGCAAGCAACGCtaaaagtttgtaaataataaCGCGAGATGTTAATATAATTCGAAGATACAAATATTTCTGATTGTATTGTCGAATTGTATCTCTCTTTTAAACCTTCGTGAGCGTTATGTAAGAACTGAATTCATTTCTTTGAACAATGTCGGAAAAggtttcaaatttaataatttatgtaactgttgataaaaatggaattttgaACTTGCGAGACTGTATTGTCAAACATAGAAGAGATACAACGACACTGGGATCGGCATTTGAAACAAGCGAGCGAAGGAAAATGCGCACGcagtttagaaataattttttcacaagCTAAATATCTGCCATACAACGATCTGCCATACAACGTAATTTCTAATACGAAAAGTTCTACAACATTTCtctatattttcatattttattttcattcatttCTCTTGCATCATTTAGAAGATCAGCACTCAAATGTGTGCAAactggagagaaagagagggggggatAAGAAAAAAGCAGGTATCGCAGTCACAAGGAGTGCGCAAAAGTTGCCTTAAGCGATAATTCTAATCGTTGCTCAAAGTACCACCGAGTACATTCCTGAAAGAAATTTTAGATTGCGATATGGCGTCGCGGAGATAAGCGACTCACTTACAACGCTTTTCGACTGTGCTGTAACACTGTAAAGTCGTCCGTTTCGACAGGCTTgactatacataattatgtcaGTAATTTCATTGCGTCAAAtcataattcaataattaactCTATTCGCCATTCTTTGAGTTTACATATCGTGGGAATATTGTCGCGCAAAAGCTTTAAATCTCGATTCGAGAAGCGCCTCTCTCCAACTCCATTTCTCTGTTAATCCAGTTAAGTGAATTAATTCATTTCACAATTTCGTAACCACGTTCAACCATTGAGCATTCTTTATCATACTGTGAGTACAACATAcgcgtgtatgtatatacgtgtatatacatCTAACATTTGTGCATATGCGAATGAGCCAACCCGAGTTGAATCGTGCTTTCTAAGATCCTCTAACGTGAATTTGCACCGCTGCTggatattattataattcaacTCGGGAATTGTTATCACTGATATAAATTCATAGTagttatatgaaaatttatgtcGCATTGTCTAGGCAactaaatatacatatagtacgcgtatacatatattacattacGAGGTGTATATTagatgaaaatagaaaaaagttcAAAGAGTCACAATACATGTAAACGATCCTCACTTGAATACTGGATGTTCCCAGTGATAAAGTACACTGCAGATCTATGAAACTTTGCCAAAAGTTTctgataatttcaatatttgtgCATAAATAAAATCCGTGATTCTTAGTATCTAATTTCGAGGATCATCAATTTTTGTATGGTATCGTTTGAAGATATCTGTAGCATTCATTACAGAACAATACTCCGTTTACTTGATTTCTAAAAACTTTTGTTCTGTATCGATATACGCAACGCAGAGCCAACTTTTAagtcttcttcttttcttccaaTTTTATACCGTCGCAAGAGCGAACAATAgttattgatttttgttttatatcacGTGCAGCTATAATGGTAATAGTGCACGTGTAAAGTCAAATACGAGGCGAATGGTgcacttgtataataaaatttattttattttgattctcCCATTTTTAAGGAGGATGATcgcaaattttaatcttttcatCCATATTTTTGTGCCGCAATACATAGCAGTTATGTGAAACGTACAATCCGTTACGTACACCAAAGTTGTTTTTTGTAATGATAGCACGAAACAGAGTACAATATTATTGGTTTGCAGAAATTATATCGCACACCGCGAGTTAAGACACGATTAGACCTTTTACGACGTTGTACGTGGAAACTTcagaaaatatgttattttttattccaatcaCGTTAAAAAGCAAACCAATGATTACTATATTGttcatttaattgtttatttataggATTTATGTAATTCTTATAATACGGAATAATGTTCCTGTCGTTGTGACAACAAATTATTCGCAGTACATGACGATGCTTTCTGTTCCTGTATACGATAGatgctacttaaaaaaatttcaccCTTGCTTTTAAATCtatactatataattttgtactaaaGATTTGCGACATTTGccgaatatacatataatatatatatatatatatatatacatacacatttataaatataaaaaatatatatatatatgaaagttGCGCGATTGACGTATCGATATTGTACTTGGAAGATAGCCCTCTCCCACACACTCATCCCCAGAGATGGGATAGTGGATTTATGGTGAAAGGTTTATATTCctgaaaatatgtaaaaatcatGATGATGTATAATATGCAATATTTCTCTATACAATTTTATGTTACCGTACTTGGAATGATGAAATGTGTTTATATGTATGTAGTATTTTTTCGAATTAATTGAATGCAGAAAGTAATCTGTTATCCTGAATATAATATAGTGATATTCAGAATGCTTAATACTCGATCtctattatcttaaatattacatattctttcTGCATAGATATTCGACAATTTactgcatttattttaaattacgtaCTTAAACTTGGTATGGGTTAAATCGTACTTAAATTGTAATTGAACAATTAGGTTCttttaaagcaattttacttaatgtaactttaaatgtaacatattgcatattttgcatCCCTTTACAGTGGTTATAATACTGGTTGCTATTGTATACAGattaaagtgaaataaaatgtattatctcttattattgttttgtcattattatatatattctattgtaTTAATTCCAGAATAGTCACATAAGTTATTTTGCGTAAGCGAAAAAAGTAaggagaaatgaaaaaaaaaatggtacgGATTCTCCCTCAGTAATAAGGACTATTGACGAATgctcaagtataaaaaaaacatcCCGGGTAACTATTTCTAAGTTAAGAACagtaaatttgaattataatttaaatatatgtatatttttgtttaaaataacttattttatacaCTAATTAACTTTAATGTAGACATTTCTATGAAATAGGTAAATGTCTGTTTTATGTATTGGGTATTACTATAGAAGagcttttctttttaattgattaatcattgagaattgattttttttttaaagaaaattccaaaaagaaaacaaatttttttgttcgaTGGAATATCCCCTTAAAGCGTGTAAACTAATGGAGTCTAATATGGAATTCTGTAGGAGCACAGGAGGCGTATCAGATCCTAACAAAGGCCGATCTGAATTAGGCTTAATATTAACGCTTTGAAAGCGAGCAAAACAATCGAGCGTTCGTCCTTATAGTAAAATGGCATCCGCGTCTTTGAAGGGCACTCGCAAGACGTATAGCTTCGAGGAGCGGAAGATCCTGATATCACTGATAAACAAGCACGAGATCGTTCAGGATAGGAAATCGGATCCGATCTCTATATGCAAACGGAAGTCGGCGTGGTCGCGAATCGCCGAGGAGTACAACTCGATGGTAGGATCCCGGGGCGCGCGTTCCGCCGTGCAGCTCAGGCGTTGCTGGGAGAATATGAAGGCTTGTAAGCGCAATCGCGAGGAAAGAAAGTTACGGTAATTCAGCATTATGAAGCAATTGTTCTCGGCATTATGAAGCAATTAATCGAGCTTGGCATTTAACAGAATTTAATAGATATAATCTGATGAAGCTCGCATCTTGAGTTTTGCTTATAGAACTAGAAAACGATTAGAGAGTAGAAAGGAAtatatcgaataaaattttgtttgcgagAAATCTGCTTCAATTTTGCCCAGAAATTTGCTAGCAAGTGATTCGCTTCTTTAGCGCGAAAAATTTatgtgaagaaaaaaattctggtaGAATAATAAGTATTTGCGTATTTTGATCTTGTCTTCTAGTGACAATATGAAGGCGATTTGTCAATTAACAAAAGACGCGAGGAGTCAGCATTGGGAAGGCAGAAATTGTGATCAGAATGTGCTGGAAGCGTCAGTATCTACTAGAAGTACTGGTTTGCCACCTAATGTAGTATTTGAGCCAAAGGATTCAGAGCCATTCACATTGCAAAGTGTTTGCATTACCGGATATCAAAATCCAAACTGCCTGAAGAAAGATGTAAATAGTTGCGAAGATTCAAATTGTAAATCAATTCTTTCTAACGTCTCCTACTTAgcatagtaattttttaaaatggagaaaatttatttttttcatatgaatatatgaaataataaacaataattataaatgtcaatgaaagaaaaacgtgagaaatatttttataaattacataatttttaatttgcatgtgacatttttcaataacacaTTTCAACAAAAAGTGACTTCTCTTTTTTAATAGCAAGGTGAAACTAGTTATTTtctacagtttttaaaaattatgtttgaatTTTGGCTACCTTGAAGAGTCAGAAATATATTGagatttttcatgtataatacCCTATATTTAAACTAAATCAAATATCTTGTTAACTATAGtcgacacaaaaaattttttttgagggATGAAAAAACCTaacaacatatttaattttgattacaataaaactttttcaGCTCGTCTATATCGTAATTATAATATgacaaagtatataaaataatcttttttttatcattttaattaaaaattccagAAGGCTATAAAAAATGACTAGTTCTGATGTTACTTTTTCGTTGAActgtgtaattaatttattattatacttattcgATTGGGATTCGTTTATAATTGTATTAGAAATTGACAGAAACATTttggaaatataataattataaaaatatttaatgtttaacattattataaatggAGGGATGATACTTTGCAATTTCACGagagtaataaaaatttcaagtaatcGAATCTGGCTTTACGCAGTTGGCGGTGCATTGGAGCAAATGATCGCTGATAAAGAGAAATGCGACACAATTGCATCGTCCCCCGATGCGATAAAAGACTATTATGAGAAGAAACGATTGGTGATGAAAAGAAACGCGGACTCTCCTACGATT
Protein-coding regions in this window:
- the LOC105196239 gene encoding myb/SANT-like DNA-binding domain-containing protein 3; translated protein: MASASLKGTRKTYSFEERKILISLINKHEIVQDRKSDPISICKRKSAWSRIAEEYNSMVGSRGARSAVQLRRCWENMKACKRNREERKLRDNMKAICQLTKDARSQHWEGRNCDQNVLEASVSTRSTGLPPNVVFEPKDSEPFTLQSVCITGYQNPNCLKKDVNSCEDSNFGGALEQMIADKEKCDTIASSPDAIKDYYEKKRLVMKRNADSPTIDQSADNGLEKITRRESHANPGSSALYTLISPRIVQEHNHKRKSAREEELHVLALSEARMKVDIAAMLKEEARVKLEEAHYRKEEARLRMLLFTYKLDRIKDE